From Acinonyx jubatus isolate Ajub_Pintada_27869175 chromosome B2, VMU_Ajub_asm_v1.0, whole genome shotgun sequence, a single genomic window includes:
- the LOC106978629 gene encoding olfactory receptor 12D3, with protein sequence MESITTVSEFLLLGLTSVQDLQPFFFVLFLIIYLISLVGNGAILVIIILEPKLHSPMYFFLGNLSCLDICYSSVTLPKLLLTLLSTRRVISFLGCITQLHFFHFLGCSEAVLLAIMGFDRFVAICYPLHYAMLMNHQVCVLLAAVAWLTSFLYALMHSVLTARLNFCHSLKLHHFFCDVKPLLELACGDTQVNQWLISIITGGISMGAFFLTLLSYLYVVGFLLFEHQSCSTLHKALSTCASHLMVLCLFYGPVGFTYIRPASATSMVQDWLVAVIYSAVTPVLNPLIYTLRNKEVWLALKKIFRRKFC encoded by the coding sequence ATGGAGAGCATCACTACAGTGAGTGAGTTTCTCTTACTTGGCCTGACCAGTGTTCAGGATCTGCAGcctttcttctttgtgcttttcttaaTCATTTACTTGATAAGCTTGGTTGGAAATGGAGCTATATTGGTGATCATTATTTTGGAGCCCAAACTCCACTCCCCCATGTATTTTTTCCTGGGAAACCTTTCTTGTCTGGACATCTGCTATTCTTCAGTGACACTGCCCAAGCTGCTTCTAACCCTCTTGTCCACTCGCAGGGTCATATCTTTCCTAGGCTGCATCACTCAGCTACACTTCTTCCACTTTCTGGGCTGTTCTGAGGCTGTCTTGCTGGCCATTATGGGCTTTGACCGATTCGTGGCCATCTGCTACCCACTTCACTATGCCATGCTCATGAACCACCAGGTGTGTGTCCTCTTGGCTGCTGTAGCCTGGCTCACCAGCTTCCTTTATGCTCTGATGCATTCTGTCCTGACTGCACGCCTGAACTTCTGCCACTCTCTGAAACTCCACCACTTCTTCTGCGATGTGAAGCCTCTCCTGGAACTGGCCTGTGGTGACACGCAGGTCAATCAATGGcttatttccatcatcacaggtGGGATTTCCATGGGTGCCTTCTTCCTGACTCTTCTCTCCTACCTCTATGTCGTTGGTTTCCTTCTGTTTGAGCATCAGTCCTGCAGCACACTTCACAAGGCTCTGTCCACGTGTGCTTCGCACCTCATGGTGCTGTGTCTTTTCTATGGGCCTGTGGGCTTCACATACATCCGTCCAGCCTCAGCCACTTCCATGGTTCAGGATTGGTTGGTGGCTGTTATATACAGTGCAGTCACCCCAGTGCTGAACCCACTGATATACACTCTTAGGAATAAGGAAGTGTGGTTGGCTCTGAAGAAGATCTTCAGGAGGAAGTTTTGTTGA